Proteins encoded together in one Cyanobium sp. ATX 6F1 window:
- the coxB gene encoding cytochrome c oxidase subunit II, which translates to MATILIGLWVGSDHSLLPVQASLNAPLYDQLFQVLYSIGTILFLGVFGVLIYSMVRFRRRDGDVSDGAAIEGNLPLEIVWTAIPAVVVLFVGLYSYNIYDRMGGMTSLGDHGGMHSMEAMATMAAPPEGEVWGGIGTSAGVAPATTVDVTAMQFAFIFSYPSSNIISGELHVPVGQPVELHMKANDVIHAFWVPQFRLKQDIIPGQPTVLAFTPTREGTYPIICAELCGPYHGGMRTSVVVHGQDAYEQWLKQNSPDPVAA; encoded by the coding sequence GTGGCGACCATCCTCATCGGCCTCTGGGTGGGAAGCGACCATTCGCTGTTGCCGGTGCAGGCCAGCCTCAACGCTCCGCTCTACGACCAGCTGTTTCAAGTGCTGTACAGCATCGGAACGATCCTGTTCCTGGGGGTCTTCGGGGTGCTGATCTACAGCATGGTCCGCTTTCGGCGCCGTGACGGTGATGTCAGCGATGGGGCGGCGATCGAGGGGAATCTGCCCCTGGAGATCGTCTGGACCGCCATTCCGGCTGTGGTCGTGTTGTTCGTCGGCCTCTACAGCTACAACATCTATGACCGCATGGGCGGCATGACCTCCCTCGGGGACCACGGCGGCATGCATTCGATGGAGGCCATGGCGACCATGGCGGCGCCACCCGAGGGCGAGGTCTGGGGGGGCATCGGCACCAGCGCCGGCGTGGCTCCTGCCACGACGGTGGATGTCACGGCGATGCAGTTCGCCTTCATCTTCAGCTACCCCTCCAGCAACATCATCAGCGGCGAGCTGCATGTGCCCGTGGGTCAGCCGGTGGAACTGCACATGAAGGCCAACGATGTGATCCATGCCTTCTGGGTGCCGCAGTTCCGCCTCAAGCAGGACATCATTCCGGGCCAGCCGACCGTGCTTGCCTTCACCCCCACCCGGGAAGGCACCTACCCGATCATCTGTGCTGAGCTGTGCGGGCCTTATCACGGCGGCATGCGCACGTCGGTGGTGGTGCACGGGCAAGATGCCTACGAGCAGTGGCTGAAGCAGAACAGCCCCGACCCCGTTGCCGCCTGA